In Lates calcarifer isolate ASB-BC8 linkage group LG15, TLL_Latcal_v3, whole genome shotgun sequence, one genomic interval encodes:
- the LOC108887813 gene encoding hepcidin-like isoform X9: protein MKTFSVAVAVAVMLAIISLEESSAFTFTGVQELEELMSNDNPVAEHEETAVDSWMMPYNFRQKRQSGPAAKKCRLCCNCCPGMRGCGVCCKF from the exons ATGAAGACATTCAGTGTTGCAGTTGCAGTGGCCGTCATGCTTGCCATCATTTCTCTTGAAGAGAGTTCTGCCTTCACATTCACTGGG GTACAAGAGCTGGAGGAGCTAATGAGCAATGACAATCCAGTTGCTGAACATGAAGAGACAGCAGTGGATTCATGGATG ATGCCATATAACTTCAGACAGAAGCGTCAGAGCGGCCCTGCTGCAAAAAAGTGCCGTTTGTGCTGTAACTGTTGCCCAGGGATGAGAGGCTGCGGTGTTTGCTGCAAATTCTGA